A region from the Vicia villosa cultivar HV-30 ecotype Madison, WI linkage group LG3, Vvil1.0, whole genome shotgun sequence genome encodes:
- the LOC131659320 gene encoding protein neprosin-like, with protein sequence MAEADVAEKSAEQGGLAQVTLLIVWIFTKNHKLQRKPSFETDKITSTKPINWLEKVRCPKRTVPIQRITKDDIAQEKSLLNNSLIYHDSSSGHEAKVSIQKRPAFYGITGTTSIYNPRVLPELYKGSDSTFLFTSWTSDGFKNTGCYNMLCQGFVQTNTLYYLGSEIPRTSVYDGETYEMEISLARDPESKNWFLAIATTIIGYFPGEYSPTSITRMERDGVEKQ encoded by the exons ACTCGCTCAGGTCACATTGTTGATTGTGTGGATATTTACAAAAAATCACAAGTTGCAG AGAAAACCAAGTTTTGAAACAGATAAGATTACTTCTACTAAACCAATAAATTGGCTTGAGAAAGTTAGATGTCCTAAAAGAACCGTTCCTATTCAAAGAATAACTAAAGATGATATCGCGCAAGaaaaatctttattaaataaTTCTTTAATATATCATGATAGCTCCTCTGGCCAT GAAGCCAAGGTGTCTATCCAAAAGCGTCCTGCTTTCTATGGAATTACAGGAACTACAAGTATTTATAATCCAAGA GTACTTCCTGAATTATACAAGGGTAGTGATTCAACGTTTTTGTTCACATCATGGACT TCTGATGGTTTCAAGAATACTGGATGCTACAATATGTTGTGCCAAGGTTTCGTTCAAACAAACACATTATATTATCTTGGTTCAGAAATACCTAGAACATCTGTCTATGATGGAGAAACATATGAGATGGAAATTAGCCTTGCACGG GATCCAGAAAGTAAAAATTGGTTTTTGGCAATTGCAACGACGATTATTGGATATTTTCCTGGAGAATATTCTCCAACTTCGATTACGCGGATGGAGCGGGATGGGGTGGAAAAACAATAA